A single Nicotiana tabacum cultivar K326 chromosome 5, ASM71507v2, whole genome shotgun sequence DNA region contains:
- the LOC107792809 gene encoding uncharacterized protein LOC107792809 — MDVKVCLCLLILGAVCCTARELAAPDLLIKETTDVSALWISNLQAQKQLQSLKDVEGLCTLCEEYTASALGYLSNNETQTKILDLLLNTCSKMPIYKLKCTALVDQYVRPFFLVISTIKPDDICQKVDLCQKVVSISQQFSQNGCDLCHQVVKETLLKLKNPDTQLDILELLLKACGSVEKYANKCKKMVFEYAPVILVNAEHFLEKNDVCTILHACEPAVGKEEVLPKMQTSMHSTS, encoded by the exons ATGGATGTCAAGGTCTGCCTCTGCCTTCTCATACTCGGTGCTGTGTGTTGTACTGCTAGAGAATTAGCAGCCCCTGACCTCCTTATTAAAGAAACCACGGATGTTTCAG CATTGTGGATAAGTAACCTACAGGCACAGAAACAACTTCAGTCTCTGAAAGACGTCGAAGGATTGTGCACATTGTGTGAAGAATATACTGCTAGTGCACTTGGTTACCTTTCTAATAACGAGACCCAAACAAAGATACTTGACCTACTTCTCAACACCTGTTCGAAGATGCCAATATACAAGCTCAAG TGCACTGCCCTGGTGGATCAGTATGTTCGTCCCTTCTTCTTAGTGATCTCCACTATAAAACCTGACGATATTTGCCAAAAGGTTGACCTTTGTCAGAAAGTGGTTTCCATCTCTCAACAGTTCTCTCAGAATGGCTGTGACTTGTGTCATCAAGTGGTTAAAGAGAcacttttgaaattgaaaaatcctGACACTCAG TTAGACATACTTGAGTTGCTCCTGAAGGCATGTGGATCTGTTGAAAAATATGCTAATAAG TGCAAGAAAATGGTCTTTGAATATGCACCAGTGATCCTCGTTAATGCGGAACATTTTCTGGAGAAAAATGACGTATGCACCATCTTGCATGCCTGTGAGCCTGCTGTTGGTAAGGAGGAAGTGTTACCAAAGATGCAAACTTCAATGCATTCTACCTCTTAA
- the LOC107792810 gene encoding CBL-interacting serine/threonine-protein kinase 14-like isoform X2 codes for MPEILHEESSSSSSAAAATAGDFKLNLFGKYEVGKLLGCGAFAKVYHARDIRTRQSVAIKTVSKQKILKGGFTAHVKREISIMRRLRHPHIVHLHEVLATKTKIYFVMEFAKGGELFAKVSKGRFSEDLSRRYFQQLISAVEYCHSRGVYHRDLKLENLLLDENWDLKVTDFGLSAVSDQIRPDGFLHTLCGTPAYVAPEILEKKGYDGAKVDIWSCGIILFVLNAGYLPFSDSNLMAMYRKIYKGEFRCPKWTSHGLKLLLTRLLDTNPQTRISIEQIRNDPWFRKGFKEVKSQLDDEFQFKNSDTNQDGGRDKVDVERFVSMEPPERITRRIEEVAKSEGMRVTGKNGAAVRVEGQNGNFVLVAEINRLTEKLVIVEVKKREIGAGTERGIWKQKFKPQLSGFFYKHDGQISSS; via the exons ATGCCAGAGATCTTACATGAGGAAAGTAGTTCATCGTCATCCGCTGCCGCTGCAACCGCCGGCGATTTCAAGCTTAACCTTTTTGGAAAATATGAGGTAGGGAAACTCCTTGGTTGCGGCGCTTTTGCGAAAGTTTATCATGCTAGGGACATTAGGACGAGGCAGAGTGTGGCGATTAAGACCGTAAGCAAGCAGAAAATTTTGAAAGGTGGTTTCACGGCGCATGTTAAGCGGGAGATCTCTATCATGCGCAGATTGCGTCACCCTCATATCGTACACCTCCACGAGGTACTTGCTACGAAGACGAAGATCTACTTCGTCATGGAATTCGCTAAAGGTGGAGAGCTGTTTGCTAAGGTCAGCAAAGGCCGATTTAGCGAGGATCTCAGCCGTCGATATTTTCAGCAATTAATCTCTGCCGTTGAATACTGCCACTCTCGCGGCGTGTACCACCGCGATCTGAAGCTGGAGAATCTCTTGCTTGATGAGAATTGGGATCTAAAGGTCACCGATTTCGGGCTAAGCGCAGTATCGGATCAGATCCGACCCGACGGATTCCTCCACACGCTCTGCGGCACTCCAGCTTACGTGGCACCTGAAATCCTCGAGAAGAAAGGATACGATGGAGCTAAGGTGGATATATGGTCATGTGGCATCATCCTGTTTGTGCTCAACGCTGGTTATTTACCTTTCAGTGATTCAAATCTAATGGCTATGTATCGGAAAATCTACAAAGGCGAATTTCGTTGCCCTAAGTGGACCTCACACGGGTTAAAGCTGTTACTGACTCGACTACTGGACACGAATCCTCAAACTCGAATCTCCATTGAACAGATCAGAAACGATCCGTGGTTTCGAAAAGGTTTCAAAGAGGTGAAATCGCAGCTCGATGACGAATTTCAGTTCAAAAACTCCGATACAAATCAAGACG GTGGCAGAGACAAAGTGGACGTTGAAAGGTTTGTTTCAATGGAGCCACCAGAGAGAATTACGCGGAGGATTGAGGAGGTAGCTAAATCGGAAGGGATGAGAGTCACCGGAAAAAATGGCGCTGCCGTGAGAGTCGAGGGGCAAAACGGAAATTTTGTACTAGTAGCGGAGATTAACAGATTAACGGAGAAACTGGTAATTGTAGAAGTTAAAAAGAGGGAGATAGGAGCTGGAACTGAGCGAGGTATATGGAAACAGAAATTTAAGCCGCAGTTAAGTGGATTTTTCTATAAACATGACGGACAGATTTCCAGTAGCTGA
- the LOC107792810 gene encoding CBL-interacting serine/threonine-protein kinase 14-like isoform X1, whose translation MPEILHEESSSSSSAAAATAGDFKLNLFGKYEVGKLLGCGAFAKVYHARDIRTRQSVAIKTVSKQKILKGGFTAHVKREISIMRRLRHPHIVHLHEVLATKTKIYFVMEFAKGGELFAKVSKGRFSEDLSRRYFQQLISAVEYCHSRGVYHRDLKLENLLLDENWDLKVTDFGLSAVSDQIRPDGFLHTLCGTPAYVAPEILEKKGYDGAKVDIWSCGIILFVLNAGYLPFSDSNLMAMYRKIYKGEFRCPKWTSHGLKLLLTRLLDTNPQTRISIEQIRNDPWFRKGFKEVKSQLDDEFQFKNSDTNQDGKFLNAFHIISLSSGVNLTGLLNCLGGRDKVDVERFVSMEPPERITRRIEEVAKSEGMRVTGKNGAAVRVEGQNGNFVLVAEINRLTEKLVIVEVKKREIGAGTERGIWKQKFKPQLSGFFYKHDGQISSS comes from the coding sequence ATGCCAGAGATCTTACATGAGGAAAGTAGTTCATCGTCATCCGCTGCCGCTGCAACCGCCGGCGATTTCAAGCTTAACCTTTTTGGAAAATATGAGGTAGGGAAACTCCTTGGTTGCGGCGCTTTTGCGAAAGTTTATCATGCTAGGGACATTAGGACGAGGCAGAGTGTGGCGATTAAGACCGTAAGCAAGCAGAAAATTTTGAAAGGTGGTTTCACGGCGCATGTTAAGCGGGAGATCTCTATCATGCGCAGATTGCGTCACCCTCATATCGTACACCTCCACGAGGTACTTGCTACGAAGACGAAGATCTACTTCGTCATGGAATTCGCTAAAGGTGGAGAGCTGTTTGCTAAGGTCAGCAAAGGCCGATTTAGCGAGGATCTCAGCCGTCGATATTTTCAGCAATTAATCTCTGCCGTTGAATACTGCCACTCTCGCGGCGTGTACCACCGCGATCTGAAGCTGGAGAATCTCTTGCTTGATGAGAATTGGGATCTAAAGGTCACCGATTTCGGGCTAAGCGCAGTATCGGATCAGATCCGACCCGACGGATTCCTCCACACGCTCTGCGGCACTCCAGCTTACGTGGCACCTGAAATCCTCGAGAAGAAAGGATACGATGGAGCTAAGGTGGATATATGGTCATGTGGCATCATCCTGTTTGTGCTCAACGCTGGTTATTTACCTTTCAGTGATTCAAATCTAATGGCTATGTATCGGAAAATCTACAAAGGCGAATTTCGTTGCCCTAAGTGGACCTCACACGGGTTAAAGCTGTTACTGACTCGACTACTGGACACGAATCCTCAAACTCGAATCTCCATTGAACAGATCAGAAACGATCCGTGGTTTCGAAAAGGTTTCAAAGAGGTGAAATCGCAGCTCGATGACGAATTTCAGTTCAAAAACTCCGATACAAATCAAGACGGCAAGTTTCTGAATGCATTTCATATAATCTCGTTATCGTCAGGTGTTAATTTGACTGGATTATTGAACTGTTTAGGTGGCAGAGACAAAGTGGACGTTGAAAGGTTTGTTTCAATGGAGCCACCAGAGAGAATTACGCGGAGGATTGAGGAGGTAGCTAAATCGGAAGGGATGAGAGTCACCGGAAAAAATGGCGCTGCCGTGAGAGTCGAGGGGCAAAACGGAAATTTTGTACTAGTAGCGGAGATTAACAGATTAACGGAGAAACTGGTAATTGTAGAAGTTAAAAAGAGGGAGATAGGAGCTGGAACTGAGCGAGGTATATGGAAACAGAAATTTAAGCCGCAGTTAAGTGGATTTTTCTATAAACATGACGGACAGATTTCCAGTAGCTGA